A window from Sinanaerobacter sp. ZZT-01 encodes these proteins:
- a CDS encoding MBL fold metallo-hydrolase, with protein MYELIQVGAKTYYINCPAKMGIYKIDDTNVCLIDSGNDKDAAKKVIKILDANNWTLEMIINTHSHADHIGGNNLLQQRTGCKIFSSGVDTAFIRYPILEPAYLYGGYPYKEIRNKFLLAQPSAVQELTEESLPNGMTMLRIDGHSFSMTALKTEDEIWFLADCLTDEKVIEKYHISFLYDVNAYLETLKMVKELPGKLFIPAHAEPAENIAELVGINQNKVYEVIEALKEICSNPICFEDLLKAVFDRYGLTMDFNQHVLVGSTIRSYLAYLKDLGEISITFVDNKLFWSIKKKD; from the coding sequence ATGTATGAATTAATACAAGTTGGAGCAAAAACTTATTATATTAACTGTCCTGCAAAAATGGGAATTTATAAAATAGATGATACCAATGTTTGCTTAATCGATAGTGGCAACGATAAAGATGCGGCTAAAAAGGTTATAAAAATCCTTGACGCAAATAATTGGACATTAGAAATGATTATCAACACACACTCGCATGCGGATCATATTGGCGGAAACAATCTGTTGCAGCAAAGGACTGGATGCAAAATCTTTTCTTCTGGGGTAGATACTGCTTTTATTCGGTATCCGATTTTAGAACCTGCATATCTTTACGGAGGCTATCCGTATAAAGAGATACGGAACAAGTTTTTGCTTGCACAGCCAAGTGCCGTTCAGGAGCTGACAGAAGAGTCTCTTCCAAATGGAATGACAATGCTTCGAATTGACGGTCATTCGTTTTCTATGACTGCATTAAAAACAGAGGATGAAATTTGGTTTTTGGCGGATTGCCTGACGGATGAAAAAGTGATAGAAAAATACCATATTTCCTTTTTGTATGATGTAAATGCGTATTTAGAAACCCTTAAAATGGTAAAAGAATTACCTGGAAAATTATTTATTCCTGCACATGCAGAACCTGCCGAGAATATCGCGGAACTAGTAGGTATCAATCAAAATAAAGTATATGAGGTTATTGAAGCTTTGAAAGAAATTTGTTCAAATCCTATTTGTTTTGAAGATCTTTTAAAAGCAGTTTTTGACCGATATGGTTTGACGATGGACTTTAATCAGCATGTTCTAGTGGGTAGCACCATTCGTTCTTATCTTGCCTACTTAAAAGACTTAGGCGAGATTTCAATTACTTTTGTGGACAACAAGCTTTTTTGGTCCATAAAAAAGAAAGATTGA
- the bcp gene encoding thioredoxin-dependent thiol peroxidase: protein MLEAGTKAPDFTLLDKEGKEISLADFRGKKVILYFYPRDNTPGCTKQACGFAELYPHFQEKGAEIIGISKDSVSSHVKFAEKYQLPFVLLSDPDLKAIQAYDVWKEKNLYGKKSMGVVRTTYLINQDGVIEKAFGKVKAAENPAAMLEIIS from the coding sequence ATGTTAGAGGCTGGAACAAAAGCACCGGATTTTACGTTATTAGATAAGGAAGGGAAAGAGATTTCTTTAGCAGATTTTAGAGGGAAGAAGGTAATCCTATATTTTTATCCGAGAGATAATACACCCGGATGCACAAAGCAAGCCTGCGGATTTGCAGAACTGTATCCGCATTTTCAAGAAAAAGGTGCAGAGATTATTGGAATCAGTAAAGATTCTGTCTCATCCCATGTTAAATTTGCAGAAAAATATCAGCTTCCTTTTGTACTACTTTCCGATCCGGATTTGAAGGCGATACAAGCATATGATGTATGGAAAGAAAAAAATCTTTATGGAAAAAAATCAATGGGGGTGGTTCGAACCACCTATCTAATTAATCAAGACGGAGTGATTGAAAAAGCATTTGGAAAAGTGAAAGCTGCAGAGAATCCGGCTGCAATGCTGGAGATCATTTCGTAA
- the yaaA gene encoding peroxide stress protein YaaA: MKIIISPAKKMKRETDSLEVRNLPAFLEKTKYLMDYLKSLTYEEAKTLWKCNDSIAQLNYERLKAMDLQRNLTPALLAYEGIQYQYMAPSVFEDTHWDYIEEHLYILSGFYGMVKPFDGIVPYRLEMQTRVVLEDYKNLYDFWGSHIYEKMKGETDCIVNLASKEYSKCIEAYLSDEVNFITCIFGEYKNGKVIEKGTQVKMARGEMVRYMAENNIKDLSQLIKFDRLGYHYTNKFSNEKKLVFIKE; this comes from the coding sequence TTGAAAATTATAATTTCACCAGCGAAAAAGATGAAGCGGGAAACTGATTCCTTGGAAGTGAGAAACCTACCTGCTTTTTTAGAAAAAACAAAATACCTTATGGATTATTTAAAGAGTTTAACCTATGAGGAGGCAAAAACACTTTGGAAATGCAATGATTCCATAGCGCAGTTAAATTATGAAAGACTTAAAGCTATGGATCTGCAAAGAAATTTAACGCCTGCCTTATTAGCTTATGAGGGTATACAATATCAGTATATGGCACCCAGTGTTTTTGAAGATACGCATTGGGATTACATAGAAGAGCATTTATATATCTTGTCGGGTTTTTACGGAATGGTGAAGCCGTTTGACGGTATTGTCCCATATCGCCTCGAAATGCAGACAAGGGTTGTATTAGAAGACTATAAAAATTTGTATGATTTTTGGGGAAGCCACATTTACGAAAAGATGAAGGGTGAGACGGACTGCATCGTGAATTTAGCATCAAAAGAATACAGCAAGTGCATCGAAGCGTATTTGTCGGATGAAGTGAACTTTATCACATGTATATTTGGTGAGTATAAGAATGGAAAAGTGATAGAAAAAGGGACGCAGGTAAAGATGGCCAGAGGTGAGATGGTTCGCTATATGGCTGAAAATAATATAAAAGACTTGTCTCAGCTCATTAAATTTGACCGATTAGGGTATCATTATACTAATAAATTTTCGAATGAAAAAAAACTTGTATTCATAAAGGAATAG
- a CDS encoding DUF2726 domain-containing protein: protein MNDNTIYALIFLLVLIVVFKIIGKSCKHRYYKKKIIQESSETPLHKSNDSVPFSHFAYEPKKYFFSSNEYFFYKELERKLPTQYIIFPKVRVGDIVNVRSIVEYDRAALSKVTSKHFDFLIMSKDFLTLILIVELDDKSHDINSATINRDEFINDLINSKPMYSKLEIIRVRCKKTTNGFDYTEAVNSVLEKLKSCSIEAICPLCHSKLEIKTGPYGEFWGCPNYYSKTNPCDFTHNYTEDN from the coding sequence ATGAACGATAATACAATTTATGCATTAATCTTTCTCTTAGTATTAATAGTAGTCTTTAAAATAATTGGAAAATCATGTAAACATAGATATTATAAAAAAAAGATTATACAAGAATCAAGTGAAACACCATTACATAAGTCTAACGATTCTGTACCGTTTTCTCACTTTGCATATGAGCCAAAAAAATATTTTTTTTCATCTAACGAATATTTTTTTTATAAAGAGCTCGAAAGAAAATTACCCACTCAGTATATTATTTTTCCAAAAGTACGTGTTGGAGATATAGTGAATGTGCGCTCGATTGTAGAATATGATAGGGCTGCATTAAGTAAAGTTACTTCTAAACACTTTGATTTTTTAATCATGTCTAAAGATTTTCTCACACTTATTTTAATAGTTGAATTAGATGATAAAAGTCATGATATTAATTCAGCAACAATAAATAGAGATGAATTTATAAATGATTTAATTAACAGTAAACCAATGTACTCAAAATTAGAAATTATAAGAGTTAGATGTAAAAAAACTACTAATGGGTTTGATTATACAGAAGCTGTTAATTCAGTATTAGAAAAACTAAAAAGCTGTTCTATAGAAGCTATCTGTCCTTTATGCCATTCCAAATTAGAAATAAAAACAGGACCATATGGTGAATTTTGGGGATGCCCTAATTATTATTCAAAAACAAATCCATGTGATTTTACACATAATTATACAGAGGATAATTAA
- a CDS encoding recombinase family protein — protein MLRVAIYCRLSEEDEFKSEGDDSQSIQNQKNLLTGYAFERGWEIYKIYSDDDWSGLDSDRPEWNEMLRDAKEHRFDVILCKSQSRFTRDMEVVERYLHNLFPIWNIRFIGVADYADTENRGNKKQRQINGLINEWYCEDVSQNIKVVFDKKRRDGIYIGNYATYGLKKDPNNKGKLLIDEPAAEVVRYIFQMYTEGKGTTIIAKDLNEKGIPNPTLYKKLCGETFVNASQKDEHYLWNRTTIRRMLKNKMYLGHMVQGVHRKLSYKSKKQIAVPREEWIVVENTHEAIIDQETFDLVEAMMSTKRRSDGKGEPYSLAGKVRCMDCGSTMTRITPESRKNKKKHKYLRCSLVEKKAGLCTGHYIRLDKLENIVLEHLHTYLKKASDDILKQRLDEFEGKGSVSKDLKTTLRKVEEEIADKNRVVQSLYSDKVAGIITPVQFVEFNDTFGKQIELLMKKKAGLLKKIEEKGDTEKKENVLLEKMKEFRNADKMTTRIAQEFIDFIEIGERNKKEGTQEIRIHWKY, from the coding sequence GTGTTAAGAGTCGCAATTTATTGTCGGCTTTCCGAAGAGGACGAGTTCAAAAGTGAAGGAGATGATTCGCAAAGTATTCAGAATCAAAAGAACCTTCTTACAGGTTATGCGTTTGAACGAGGTTGGGAAATCTATAAGATTTATTCGGATGATGATTGGTCCGGTTTGGACAGCGATCGGCCCGAATGGAATGAGATGCTTCGGGATGCAAAGGAACACAGATTTGATGTGATACTATGCAAAAGTCAGTCACGTTTTACGAGAGATATGGAAGTAGTTGAGCGGTATTTGCATAATTTGTTTCCCATTTGGAACATTCGCTTTATTGGAGTAGCGGATTATGCCGATACAGAAAATCGCGGAAATAAAAAGCAAAGACAAATCAATGGTTTAATCAATGAATGGTATTGTGAGGATGTATCACAAAATATCAAAGTGGTGTTCGACAAGAAGCGTAGGGATGGTATTTATATAGGGAATTATGCTACATATGGGTTGAAAAAAGATCCGAATAACAAAGGGAAGCTTTTGATTGATGAACCTGCAGCAGAAGTGGTTCGCTATATCTTTCAGATGTACACGGAAGGAAAAGGAACGACAATCATTGCAAAGGACTTGAATGAGAAAGGAATACCAAATCCTACATTATATAAGAAGCTTTGCGGGGAAACGTTTGTCAATGCGAGCCAGAAGGATGAACATTATTTGTGGAATCGCACCACAATCCGAAGAATGCTGAAAAATAAAATGTATCTTGGTCATATGGTTCAAGGTGTGCATCGCAAGCTTAGCTACAAGTCAAAGAAACAAATCGCTGTTCCGAGAGAGGAATGGATTGTTGTTGAGAATACCCATGAAGCAATCATTGATCAGGAAACCTTTGACCTTGTGGAAGCAATGATGAGTACCAAGCGACGAAGCGACGGAAAAGGGGAACCTTATTCCCTGGCCGGAAAGGTACGCTGTATGGATTGTGGAAGTACCATGACAAGGATTACACCGGAAAGTCGAAAAAATAAAAAGAAGCATAAATATTTACGATGCAGCCTAGTAGAAAAAAAGGCGGGACTTTGTACCGGACATTACATTCGATTGGATAAATTGGAAAACATAGTATTAGAGCATTTACATACTTATTTGAAAAAAGCGAGTGATGATATTTTAAAACAGAGATTGGATGAATTTGAGGGCAAAGGAAGTGTTTCTAAAGATTTAAAAACCACGCTGCGAAAGGTTGAGGAAGAAATAGCTGATAAAAACAGAGTAGTGCAGTCCTTATATTCGGACAAAGTAGCGGGAATCATTACTCCGGTACAATTTGTTGAGTTTAATGATACCTTTGGTAAACAGATTGAGCTTTTGATGAAGAAAAAAGCTGGCTTGTTAAAAAAGATTGAGGAAAAAGGGGATACAGAAAAGAAAGAAAATGTCTTACTAGAGAAGATGAAGGAATTTAGAAATGCGGATAAGATGACAACAAGGATTGCCCAGGAATTCATTGATTTCATTGAGATTGGTGAAAGAAATAAAAAGGAAGGTACGCAAGAAATTCGCATTCATTGGAAGTATTAG
- a CDS encoding bacteriohemerythrin: protein MALMWTQNLAVGVDLIDQQHKTWFEKADQLFEAGKQGKTSEYIMKMFDFLDDYTKTHFRDEEKYMLSINYPEYNTQKQLHTAFIAKLAELRKEYESSGTKISAVINSNQFILDWLVNHISKQDKKIGEFAKTLNA from the coding sequence ATGGCATTAATGTGGACACAAAATTTAGCAGTTGGTGTTGATCTAATCGACCAACAACATAAGACATGGTTTGAAAAAGCAGATCAACTATTTGAAGCCGGAAAACAAGGAAAAACAAGCGAGTATATTATGAAAATGTTTGACTTTTTAGATGATTATACAAAGACTCATTTTCGTGATGAAGAGAAGTATATGTTAAGTATTAATTATCCAGAGTATAACACGCAGAAGCAGCTGCATACAGCATTTATCGCAAAATTGGCCGAACTGCGAAAAGAATATGAATCTTCTGGAACGAAGATCAGTGCGGTCATAAATTCAAATCAGTTCATTTTGGATTGGTTGGTAAATCATATTTCAAAGCAAGATAAAAAAATTGGAGAATTTGCAAAAACTTTAAATGCTTAA
- a CDS encoding helix-turn-helix transcriptional regulator, translating into MEFSSRLKSLRNEKELTQQQLSSAIQISRSTIAGYEKKNKQPDYEKLCCLADFFDVSIDYLLGRSDIRNFNKAKSETPILTPEQQMLLKLYNSLNELNKGAALERIKVLLESQEDKLKQEQATELGIYKKNA; encoded by the coding sequence ATGGAATTTTCATCACGTTTAAAATCTCTTCGAAATGAAAAAGAACTAACCCAACAGCAACTATCTTCTGCCATTCAAATTAGCAGATCGACAATAGCAGGGTATGAGAAAAAAAATAAACAGCCAGACTATGAAAAATTATGTTGCTTGGCTGACTTTTTTGATGTGTCCATAGATTATCTCCTTGGTCGCAGTGACATTCGTAATTTTAATAAAGCAAAATCCGAAACCCCAATTTTAACTCCTGAACAACAAATGCTTTTAAAACTCTACAACTCTTTAAATGAACTAAATAAAGGTGCAGCTTTAGAACGTATAAAGGTGCTGTTAGAATCACAAGAAGATAAATTAAAGCAAGAACAGGCTACTGAATTGGGGATATATAAAAAGAACGCATAA
- a CDS encoding helix-turn-helix transcriptional regulator has protein sequence MRRVLQNLRKKLGYTQAEAACKAGISRSHYTKIENGQREPSLTYAIKIKKAFNYYNDDLFENILDKPIIINLKTVQSNKIHKNESSLDR, from the coding sequence ATGCGACGGGTTTTACAAAACTTAAGAAAAAAGTTGGGTTATACACAAGCTGAGGCTGCTTGTAAAGCAGGTATCTCACGATCTCATTATACCAAAATTGAGAACGGACAGAGAGAACCTTCATTAACTTATGCAATAAAAATTAAAAAAGCATTTAATTATTATAATGATGACCTTTTTGAAAATATTTTAGACAAACCAATTATCATAAATCTTAAAACGGTTCAGAGTAACAAAATACATAAAAATGAGTCGTCTTTGGATCGTTAA
- a CDS encoding HNH endonuclease domain-containing protein, producing the protein MHLPYSDKLEIQYLSRIFDNKSESYKLFWFQAIVNKVIEGYTTITYHDLINEMVSDAWYMVSEYRLNLGPSDTLEALVDHVFNISGLKSNEKKENIIGYLKSCNDKETNKMKRTLTHNVPYRLQAPFMQNVRGKEWNVSEKNLVIKINSEKRLIYYFNEQSGIDRSIIIMPEWYSYIIKNQEIIKGWIQYNMIIYLQRRNPSVPGIANKLYPPQERKLEKIKKFWSEITNIKPIIDIYSGNTLSVKEISIDHFVPWSYVAHDEMWNLHPTTKSINSSKNNNLPDWNKYFPALCKVEYDSLQLVWQYEKLHDIFLRCEKEHVNNNDIKMRLYRQKIKKDEFYRNLEEIIFPVYQSAKNMGFRNWVL; encoded by the coding sequence ATGCATTTACCATATTCGGACAAATTAGAAATACAATATCTATCACGAATATTTGATAATAAGAGTGAATCTTATAAACTATTTTGGTTTCAGGCTATTGTAAATAAAGTAATTGAAGGATATACAACTATTACATACCATGATCTTATTAATGAAATGGTTTCGGATGCTTGGTATATGGTTTCAGAATATCGATTAAATCTTGGCCCATCGGATACGCTAGAGGCATTAGTAGACCATGTATTTAATATTAGTGGATTGAAGTCAAATGAGAAAAAAGAAAATATTATAGGATATTTGAAATCTTGCAATGACAAAGAAACAAATAAAATGAAGAGGACTTTAACTCACAATGTACCATATCGGTTACAGGCTCCTTTTATGCAAAACGTAAGAGGTAAAGAATGGAACGTTTCCGAGAAGAATTTAGTTATAAAAATCAATAGTGAAAAAAGATTGATATATTATTTCAATGAACAGTCTGGGATAGATAGATCTATAATAATAATGCCTGAGTGGTATTCTTACATAATAAAAAACCAAGAAATTATAAAAGGCTGGATTCAATATAATATGATTATATATTTACAGAGAAGAAATCCAAGTGTACCAGGCATAGCAAATAAATTATATCCGCCACAAGAACGTAAGTTGGAAAAAATCAAAAAGTTTTGGAGTGAAATAACTAATATAAAACCTATTATTGATATTTATAGCGGTAATACTTTAAGCGTGAAAGAGATTTCTATAGATCATTTTGTACCATGGTCTTATGTGGCACATGATGAGATGTGGAATTTACATCCTACTACGAAGAGCATTAATAGCAGTAAGAATAATAATCTTCCTGATTGGAATAAATATTTTCCGGCTTTATGTAAAGTGGAATATGATTCACTTCAATTAGTATGGCAGTACGAAAAACTTCATGATATTTTTTTAAGATGTGAAAAAGAACATGTGAATAACAACGATATAAAAATGAGATTATATCGGCAAAAAATTAAGAAAGATGAGTTTTATAGAAATTTAGAAGAAATAATTTTCCCGGTATATCAATCTGCAAAGAATATGGGATTCAGGAATTGGGTGTTATAA
- a CDS encoding class I SAM-dependent methyltransferase — MDDSNNTLAYYNEHAEEFVFLTKSADMVLLYDMFQKYLKSGGKILDIGCGSGRDSKYFMEQGYDVVAVDGSEKICELASQYIGKNVLCIKFQNISFANEFDGIWACASLLHIPKNEMAVVLKKLSNALKTNGYIYASFKYGQVERINGERFFNDYTEKDIDELFNHESRLNVVEWSITEDVREGRSDEKWLNVVAVKIT; from the coding sequence ATGGATGATTCAAATAATACTTTAGCATATTATAATGAACATGCAGAAGAATTTGTTTTTTTAACTAAAAGTGCGGATATGGTTCTTTTATATGACATGTTTCAAAAATATTTAAAATCAGGCGGTAAGATTTTAGATATAGGTTGTGGTAGTGGTAGAGATAGTAAGTATTTTATGGAGCAAGGGTATGATGTAGTAGCTGTAGATGGTTCAGAAAAAATTTGTGAACTAGCTTCACAATATATTGGAAAAAATGTTTTATGTATTAAATTTCAGAATATATCTTTTGCAAATGAATTTGATGGAATATGGGCATGTGCATCATTATTACATATCCCTAAAAATGAAATGGCTGTAGTATTGAAAAAACTATCTAATGCTTTAAAAACTAATGGATATATTTATGCTTCATTTAAATATGGACAAGTAGAACGAATCAATGGTGAAAGATTTTTTAATGACTATACTGAAAAAGATATAGATGAATTATTTAATCACGAAAGTCGTCTAAATGTAGTTGAATGGTCTATTACAGAAGACGTGAGAGAAGGACGTTCAGATGAGAAATGGCTTAATGTAGTGGCAGTAAAGATCACTTAG
- a CDS encoding metallophosphoesterase, which yields MKLQIIHLSDIHITSKNDAFEINVTKLDQALNSIEKADECVVIISGDLAANGKKSEYGFASSLLGAIFKTIGRNKYMRKHIEFVCVPGNHDLDFELLSREYKEIEEAYKMNCIDTIINKDIESMGAFWGFSNYKKCFTKNKIVSKKIIKYGKQKVGFVMINTAPLSLLGGNSKDMGIHYLSEKQLECIGDATEADINILVMHHSIEWLTSSCKDKLRKIITSKYTLVLTGHEHEPVGESRNINGKGDIQCVQGNALRGYSEDGNGFCTITIDFDKAVMVAHSFIWKEDIYIPKKILNGKIKTTFHGDIQIAPDFFNELHYDNNRKKIDDYFVFPSLTYNTFTENEEIEKHDIEKEEELFELVQANKRIVINGEHKAGKTVLSKRIFKNLIASGKIPILLTASDITKKKIDKTILYAFQEQYLLENSAYNRFLQLPKENKVVLIDEADLINKSAFDALIQYLDNNFDQIIIFSEEKLNLDIRKQVVDALIEEETIEISIKPFLYKKRKELIVNVLRSSSSNLENIDKEVKKINELINMQVKFFNLNPEFIINFVNQYEKDYQFQFSSGMNVFNIVYESSIKNKIIANANNIDATLVLNVIRELAYYMHFERIPFVKYDDISNVVKKYSETYRQKVNVRLFIEAALNARILVENVNEYRFKDHTLVAYFVAQALNQKYNQEENIDENLRSLLKNLCFSINSDIVLFLALITNNPKFVNIIMEGAKKHFFEQEELCFDKKNVTLFLNTDIPVKNALPTKEEKQQREETITKQEEEIYFADLIELVNEYDYSEDDLLKVENQIMISFKYLEILSKTLPAFCQNMKVDQQDRLVSLIYKCPNQFLYMILKDISDNFEEFTQGLYDEVIDLRREKNIIEVNIDTVKRTIEQISSGLIVALYQLVATACTTEQSIAALNAFNYNDNSNYQLMNLMMQSRNGDIVQFSKRAKGLYRKLDRKLEKSIIKFTVRDYFLRNNVEIYGEAQSLLDCFFGEQSKQQIKMEMAKKRITYKDRT from the coding sequence ATGAAGTTACAAATAATACATTTAAGTGATATACATATTACAAGTAAGAATGATGCATTTGAAATAAATGTAACGAAACTTGATCAGGCATTAAATTCTATCGAGAAAGCTGATGAATGTGTTGTCATAATAAGTGGAGATTTGGCTGCAAATGGTAAAAAAAGTGAATATGGATTTGCAAGTAGTTTATTAGGAGCTATATTTAAAACAATTGGGAGAAATAAATATATGCGAAAGCATATAGAGTTTGTATGCGTTCCAGGAAATCATGATTTGGATTTTGAACTATTATCTAGAGAATATAAAGAAATTGAAGAAGCATATAAAATGAATTGCATTGATACTATTATAAATAAAGATATTGAATCGATGGGAGCCTTTTGGGGATTTTCAAATTACAAAAAGTGTTTCACTAAGAATAAGATTGTTTCAAAGAAGATAATTAAATATGGTAAACAAAAAGTGGGGTTTGTGATGATAAATACAGCACCGCTGTCTTTATTAGGTGGTAATTCAAAGGATATGGGCATTCATTATTTGTCAGAAAAACAACTGGAGTGCATAGGAGATGCAACAGAAGCAGATATTAATATACTTGTCATGCATCATAGTATTGAATGGCTAACTAGTTCGTGTAAAGACAAATTGAGAAAAATAATTACAAGTAAATACACTTTAGTATTGACAGGACATGAACACGAACCAGTAGGAGAAAGTAGAAATATTAATGGTAAAGGCGACATTCAATGTGTACAGGGAAATGCCTTACGTGGCTATAGTGAAGATGGAAATGGATTTTGCACCATTACAATTGATTTTGACAAGGCTGTAATGGTGGCACATTCGTTTATATGGAAAGAAGATATATATATTCCTAAAAAAATATTAAATGGAAAGATAAAGACTACATTTCATGGAGATATTCAAATTGCGCCTGATTTTTTTAATGAACTACATTATGACAATAATAGAAAGAAAATAGATGATTATTTTGTGTTTCCTAGTTTAACATATAATACATTTACAGAAAATGAAGAAATTGAAAAACATGATATTGAGAAAGAAGAAGAATTATTTGAATTGGTACAAGCAAATAAAAGAATAGTTATTAATGGGGAACATAAAGCTGGGAAAACAGTCTTATCAAAGAGAATATTTAAGAATCTTATAGCATCTGGAAAAATTCCGATATTACTAACAGCTAGTGATATAACAAAAAAGAAAATCGATAAAACAATTTTATATGCATTCCAAGAACAGTATTTGTTAGAAAATAGTGCATATAATAGATTTTTACAACTTCCGAAGGAAAATAAAGTTGTCTTAATAGATGAAGCTGATTTGATAAACAAGTCAGCCTTTGATGCATTAATACAATATCTTGATAATAATTTTGATCAAATTATTATTTTTAGTGAAGAAAAGCTGAATTTAGATATTCGCAAGCAAGTAGTTGATGCTTTAATAGAAGAGGAAACTATTGAGATATCAATAAAACCTTTTTTGTATAAGAAAAGAAAGGAATTAATAGTAAATGTACTGCGTAGTAGTTCTAGTAATTTAGAAAATATTGATAAAGAAGTAAAAAAGATTAATGAGTTAATAAATATGCAGGTTAAATTTTTTAATTTGAACCCTGAGTTTATCATTAATTTCGTTAATCAATATGAAAAAGATTATCAATTTCAATTTTCGTCTGGAATGAATGTATTTAATATTGTTTACGAGAGCTCTATAAAAAATAAAATTATAGCAAATGCAAATAATATAGATGCAACATTGGTGTTAAATGTGATACGTGAACTTGCTTATTATATGCATTTTGAAAGAATTCCTTTTGTAAAATATGATGATATATCAAATGTTGTGAAAAAATATAGTGAAACATATCGACAAAAAGTAAATGTTCGTTTGTTTATAGAGGCGGCATTAAATGCAAGAATCTTAGTGGAGAATGTAAATGAGTATAGATTTAAAGACCATACATTAGTAGCTTATTTTGTTGCACAAGCGCTAAATCAAAAATACAATCAAGAAGAAAATATTGATGAAAATTTAAGATCATTATTGAAAAATCTGTGCTTTAGTATTAATAGTGATATAGTTCTATTTTTAGCACTTATTACTAATAATCCTAAGTTTGTTAATATAATAATGGAAGGTGCAAAAAAACATTTTTTTGAACAAGAAGAGTTGTGCTTTGACAAAAAAAATGTAACGTTATTTTTGAATACAGATATTCCAGTTAAAAATGCTTTACCTACAAAGGAAGAAAAACAGCAAAGAGAGGAAACAATTACTAAGCAAGAGGAAGAAATATATTTTGCAGATTTAATAGAATTGGTTAATGAATATGATTATTCAGAAGATGATCTATTAAAGGTTGAAAATCAGATTATGATATCTTTTAAATATTTAGAAATATTATCAAAAACACTACCTGCTTTTTGCCAAAATATGAAGGTTGATCAACAGGATAGACTTGTTTCATTAATCTACAAATGTCCAAATCAATTTTTATATATGATTTTAAAAGATATAAGTGATAATTTTGAAGAATTTACACAGGGCTTATATGATGAAGTGATTGATCTTCGGCGTGAAAAGAACATAATTGAGGTTAATATTGATACAGTGAAGCGTACAATAGAGCAGATTTCATCCGGTCTAATAGTTGCATTATATCAATTAGTGGCTACAGCATGTACAACAGAACAAAGCATTGCAGCATTAAATGCCTTCAATTATAACGATAACTCGAATTATCAATTGATGAATTTGATGATGCAATCAAGAAATGGTGATATTGTACAATTTTCCAAAAGAGCAAAGGGACTCTATAGAAAATTGGATAGAAAACTTGAAAAATCAATTATAAAGTTCACAGTTAGAGATTATTTTCTGAGAAATAATGTGGAAATTTATGGTGAAGCACAGTCGTTACTAGACTGTTTTTTTGGAGAACAATCTAAGCAACAAATAAAAATGGAAATGGCAAAGAAAAGGATTACATATAAAGACCGTACTTAG
- a CDS encoding single-stranded DNA-binding protein produces MNSVVLIGRLTRDPEMRSIAETQTSVATFSIAIDRHVRNGAEKKTDFPRIIVFGKQAENCERYLKKGRLVGIQGRIQTGSYKTQSGETRYTTDVVAERVEFLEWVEKVQSTSEQNALSNNFGVPEGFEELDKDDDIPF; encoded by the coding sequence ATGAACAGTGTAGTATTGATTGGAAGATTAACAAGAGATCCGGAGATGCGAAGTATAGCGGAAACGCAAACTTCAGTGGCTACGTTTTCAATTGCAATTGATCGACATGTACGAAACGGAGCAGAAAAGAAAACCGATTTTCCAAGGATAATCGTTTTCGGAAAACAAGCTGAAAATTGCGAGCGTTACTTAAAAAAAGGCAGATTAGTAGGCATTCAAGGTAGAATACAAACCGGAAGCTATAAAACACAGTCTGGGGAAACCAGGTATACAACAGATGTAGTTGCGGAAAGAGTGGAATTCTTAGAGTGGGTCGAAAAAGTACAATCAACGTCTGAACAAAATGCATTAAGCAACAACTTTGGTGTGCCGGAAGGATTTGAAGAATTAGATAAAGACGATGACATACCGTTTTAA